In Hippoglossus hippoglossus isolate fHipHip1 chromosome 24, fHipHip1.pri, whole genome shotgun sequence, a single genomic region encodes these proteins:
- the rpl7l1 gene encoding 60S ribosomal protein L7-like 1 isoform X1, with amino-acid sequence MSGLLLSKKVIKLVPEYLLKKRKAYQAIKATQAKLALLEKRKVSKGKGLKFKRLEDFLKDSHKRNRDETRIRRLKVRPPAPLPPAKNQLAFAVRIREIKGVSPKVMKVVHMFRLRKIFSGAFVKINKTSMAMMRLVEPYVAWGFPNLKSVRELILKRGQTRIGRKRVPLTDNTFIEQHMGKHGIICLEDLIHDIYSVGKSFRASNNFLLPFKLSVARHAARDKARLLKDLGNPGFRGTDINSIIRQLN; translated from the exons ATGTCAGGACTGTTATT ATCGAAGAAGGTGATCAAGTTGGTTCCTGAGTATCtcctgaagaagaggaaagcgTACCAGGCCATCAAAGCCACACAAGCCAAGCTCGCCCTGCTCGAGAAGAGAAAG GTTTCAAAAGGCAAAGGCTTGAAGTTCAAACGTTTGGAAGACTTCCTGAAAGACAGCCACAAGAGGAATCGGGATGAAACTCGCATCCGCAGATTGAAAGTCAGGCCGCCTGCCCCTCTGCCTCCAGCGAAGAACCAGCTTGCCTTCGCTGTCCGCATCAGAGA GATCAAAGGTGTCAGTCCCAAAGTGATGAAGGTGGTCCACATGTTCAGGCTGAGAAAGATCTTCAGCGGGGCCTTCGTCAAAATCAACAAGACCTCCATGGCCATGATGAGGTTGGTGGAGCCCTACGTTGCCTGGGG ATTTCCCAACTTGAAATCTGTTCGTGAGCTCATCCTGAAGAGAGGACAGACCAGGATAGGCAGGAAGAGAGTTCCTCTCACAGACAACACCTTCATTGAGCAGCACATGG GGAAACATGGCATCATCTGTTTGGAGGACCTGATCCATGATATCTACTCTGTTGGTAAGAGCTTCCGGGCGAGCAACAACTTCCTGTTGCCTTTCAAGCTGTCGGTGGCTCGTCACGCTGCCAGGGACAAGGCCAGGCTCCTGAAGGACCTGGGAAACCCTGGATTTCGTGGTACAGACATTAACAGTATCATCAGGCAGCTGAACTGA
- the LOC117758193 gene encoding gamma-aminobutyric acid receptor subunit rho-1-like isoform X1, whose protein sequence is MHTDVVLINLLWMLGVSGLTRPRGQTPQPYGHCRSKREMSLMQGSGRKIGSPIFKRSPDMTKAGGKKSEQLLRIDDHDFTMRPGFGGPAVPVGVDVQVESLDAISEVDMDFTMTLYLRHYWKDERLSFRSNKNQSMTFDGRLVKKIWVPDMFFVHSKKSFTHDTTTENVMLRVYPDGKVLYSLRVTVTSMCSMDLSRFPLDTQTCSLEIESYAYTDDDLMLYWKEGNRSLNTDERISLSQFLIQEFHTTSRLAFYSSTGWYNRLYINFTLRRHIFFFLLQTYFPATLMVMLSWVSFWIDRRAVPARVPLGITTVLTMSTIITGVNASMPRVSYIKAVDIYLWVSFVFVFLSVIEYAAVNYLSTLQERKERKLRERLLCTCGMNHPGMMSVSYSEMDVNNTGNYGMPEQNGVKRERMLVQLAMGTDQVTGHVASGGYSDSWIDTHVIDKYSRVLFPGSYILFNIIYWSIYS, encoded by the exons ATCGAAAAGAGAAATGTCCCTAATGCAAGGATCGGGTCGCAAGATTGGCAG CCCCATATTCAAGAGGAGTCCAGATATGACCAAAGCCGGGGGCAAAAAGTCCGAGCAGCTGCTGAGGATAGACGACCACGACTTTACGATGCGACCAGGATTTGGAG GCCCCGCAGTCCCAGTTGGAGTGGACGTGCAGGTTGAAAGCCTGGATGCAATTTCGGAGGTTGATATG gaCTTCACAATGACCCTGTACCTGAGACACTACTGGAAAGATGAACGCCTGTCCTTCAGAAGCAATAAAAACCAGAGCATGACTTTTGATGGACGACTAGTGAAGAAAATCTGGGTGCCCGACATGTTTTTTGTCCACTCAAAGAAGTCCTTCACACATGACACCACCACTGAAAATGTGATGCTGCGAGTTTACCCCGATGGCAAAGTCCTGTACAGCCTCAG AGTGACGGTCACATCCATGTGCAGCATGGACCTGAGCCGCTTTCCTCTCGATACGCAAACATGCTCTTTGGAGATAGAGAGCT ATGCGTATACAGATGATGACCTGATGCTGTACTGGAAAGAAGGGAACCGCTCATTGAACACAGACGAGAGAATTTCTCTCTCGCAGTTCCTCATCCAGGAGTTCCACACCACCAGCAGGCTGGCCTTCTACAGCAGCACAG gCTGGTACAACCGTCTGTACATCAACTTCACTCTGCGGCGGCACATCTtctttttcctgctgcagacCTACTTCCCCGCCACTCTGATGGTCATGCTGTCCTGGGTGTCCTTCTGGATCGACCGCAGGGCCGTCCCTGCCAGAGTGCCACTGG GTATAACCACGGTGCTCACCATGTCCACCATCATCACTGGAGTCAACGCCTCCATGCCCAGGGTCTCCTACATCAAAGCTGTGGACATTTACCTCTGGGTcagctttgtctttgtcttcctgtctgtgataGAGTACGCTGCAGTTAACTACCTGTCCACGCTGCAAGAGCGTAAGGAGAGGAAACTCAGAGAGAGG CTGCTGTGTACGTGTGGGATGAACCACCCTGGCATGATGTCTGTGAGCTACAGTGAGATGGACGTCAACAACACAGGGAACTATGGCATGCCGGAACAGAACGGGGTGAAACGGGAGAGGATGCTGGTGCAGCTGGCGATGGGGACCGACCAGGTCACCGGCCATGTCGCCTCCGGCGGCTACAGCGACTCGTGGATCGACACACACGTCATCGACAAGTACTCCCGGGTCCTTTTTCCTGGATCCTACATCCTGTTCAACATTATCTACTGGTCCATCTACTCCTAA
- the LOC117758193 gene encoding gamma-aminobutyric acid receptor subunit rho-1-like isoform X2, which yields MSLMQGSGRKIGSPIFKRSPDMTKAGGKKSEQLLRIDDHDFTMRPGFGGPAVPVGVDVQVESLDAISEVDMDFTMTLYLRHYWKDERLSFRSNKNQSMTFDGRLVKKIWVPDMFFVHSKKSFTHDTTTENVMLRVYPDGKVLYSLRVTVTSMCSMDLSRFPLDTQTCSLEIESYAYTDDDLMLYWKEGNRSLNTDERISLSQFLIQEFHTTSRLAFYSSTGWYNRLYINFTLRRHIFFFLLQTYFPATLMVMLSWVSFWIDRRAVPARVPLGITTVLTMSTIITGVNASMPRVSYIKAVDIYLWVSFVFVFLSVIEYAAVNYLSTLQERKERKLRERLLCTCGMNHPGMMSVSYSEMDVNNTGNYGMPEQNGVKRERMLVQLAMGTDQVTGHVASGGYSDSWIDTHVIDKYSRVLFPGSYILFNIIYWSIYS from the exons ATGTCCCTAATGCAAGGATCGGGTCGCAAGATTGGCAG CCCCATATTCAAGAGGAGTCCAGATATGACCAAAGCCGGGGGCAAAAAGTCCGAGCAGCTGCTGAGGATAGACGACCACGACTTTACGATGCGACCAGGATTTGGAG GCCCCGCAGTCCCAGTTGGAGTGGACGTGCAGGTTGAAAGCCTGGATGCAATTTCGGAGGTTGATATG gaCTTCACAATGACCCTGTACCTGAGACACTACTGGAAAGATGAACGCCTGTCCTTCAGAAGCAATAAAAACCAGAGCATGACTTTTGATGGACGACTAGTGAAGAAAATCTGGGTGCCCGACATGTTTTTTGTCCACTCAAAGAAGTCCTTCACACATGACACCACCACTGAAAATGTGATGCTGCGAGTTTACCCCGATGGCAAAGTCCTGTACAGCCTCAG AGTGACGGTCACATCCATGTGCAGCATGGACCTGAGCCGCTTTCCTCTCGATACGCAAACATGCTCTTTGGAGATAGAGAGCT ATGCGTATACAGATGATGACCTGATGCTGTACTGGAAAGAAGGGAACCGCTCATTGAACACAGACGAGAGAATTTCTCTCTCGCAGTTCCTCATCCAGGAGTTCCACACCACCAGCAGGCTGGCCTTCTACAGCAGCACAG gCTGGTACAACCGTCTGTACATCAACTTCACTCTGCGGCGGCACATCTtctttttcctgctgcagacCTACTTCCCCGCCACTCTGATGGTCATGCTGTCCTGGGTGTCCTTCTGGATCGACCGCAGGGCCGTCCCTGCCAGAGTGCCACTGG GTATAACCACGGTGCTCACCATGTCCACCATCATCACTGGAGTCAACGCCTCCATGCCCAGGGTCTCCTACATCAAAGCTGTGGACATTTACCTCTGGGTcagctttgtctttgtcttcctgtctgtgataGAGTACGCTGCAGTTAACTACCTGTCCACGCTGCAAGAGCGTAAGGAGAGGAAACTCAGAGAGAGG CTGCTGTGTACGTGTGGGATGAACCACCCTGGCATGATGTCTGTGAGCTACAGTGAGATGGACGTCAACAACACAGGGAACTATGGCATGCCGGAACAGAACGGGGTGAAACGGGAGAGGATGCTGGTGCAGCTGGCGATGGGGACCGACCAGGTCACCGGCCATGTCGCCTCCGGCGGCTACAGCGACTCGTGGATCGACACACACGTCATCGACAAGTACTCCCGGGTCCTTTTTCCTGGATCCTACATCCTGTTCAACATTATCTACTGGTCCATCTACTCCTAA
- the rpl7l1 gene encoding 60S ribosomal protein L7-like 1 isoform X2, protein MAESESKKVIKLVPEYLLKKRKAYQAIKATQAKLALLEKRKVSKGKGLKFKRLEDFLKDSHKRNRDETRIRRLKVRPPAPLPPAKNQLAFAVRIREIKGVSPKVMKVVHMFRLRKIFSGAFVKINKTSMAMMRLVEPYVAWGFPNLKSVRELILKRGQTRIGRKRVPLTDNTFIEQHMGKHGIICLEDLIHDIYSVGKSFRASNNFLLPFKLSVARHAARDKARLLKDLGNPGFRGTDINSIIRQLN, encoded by the exons ATGGCCGAATCCga ATCGAAGAAGGTGATCAAGTTGGTTCCTGAGTATCtcctgaagaagaggaaagcgTACCAGGCCATCAAAGCCACACAAGCCAAGCTCGCCCTGCTCGAGAAGAGAAAG GTTTCAAAAGGCAAAGGCTTGAAGTTCAAACGTTTGGAAGACTTCCTGAAAGACAGCCACAAGAGGAATCGGGATGAAACTCGCATCCGCAGATTGAAAGTCAGGCCGCCTGCCCCTCTGCCTCCAGCGAAGAACCAGCTTGCCTTCGCTGTCCGCATCAGAGA GATCAAAGGTGTCAGTCCCAAAGTGATGAAGGTGGTCCACATGTTCAGGCTGAGAAAGATCTTCAGCGGGGCCTTCGTCAAAATCAACAAGACCTCCATGGCCATGATGAGGTTGGTGGAGCCCTACGTTGCCTGGGG ATTTCCCAACTTGAAATCTGTTCGTGAGCTCATCCTGAAGAGAGGACAGACCAGGATAGGCAGGAAGAGAGTTCCTCTCACAGACAACACCTTCATTGAGCAGCACATGG GGAAACATGGCATCATCTGTTTGGAGGACCTGATCCATGATATCTACTCTGTTGGTAAGAGCTTCCGGGCGAGCAACAACTTCCTGTTGCCTTTCAAGCTGTCGGTGGCTCGTCACGCTGCCAGGGACAAGGCCAGGCTCCTGAAGGACCTGGGAAACCCTGGATTTCGTGGTACAGACATTAACAGTATCATCAGGCAGCTGAACTGA